Proteins encoded in a region of the Oncorhynchus gorbuscha isolate QuinsamMale2020 ecotype Even-year linkage group LG16, OgorEven_v1.0, whole genome shotgun sequence genome:
- the LOC123999136 gene encoding heat shock protein 30-like, which translates to MLEIKSSLELMEKHQQHVFGEMDHVPASVVIQPVSYTLEKEREGFALALETKDFSPEELSVKQVGRKLRVSGKTEKKQDDGEGSYSSRCQEFRQEFDMPDGVNPETVTCSLDHDGKLHIEARKNPSSSEEVAERVVPINLAWM; encoded by the coding sequence ATGCTGGAGATCAAGAGCAGTCTGGAGCTAATGGAGAAACATCAGCAGCACGTCTTTGGAGAGATGGACCATGTCCCAGCCTCTGTGGTCATCCAACCAGTCTCCTACacactggagaaagagagagagggttttgCCCTGGCACTGGAGACGAAAGACTTCTCCCCAGAGGAGCTGTCTGTCAAGCAGGTGGGCAGGAAGCTGAGAGTCAGTGGGAAGACAGAGAAGAAGCAGGATGATGGGGAAGGCTCTTACTCTTCCAGATGCCAGGAGTTCAGACAGGAATTTGATATGCCTGATGGGGTGAATCCTGAGACTGTCACCTGCTCCCTGGATCATGATGGGAAGCTCCACATCGAGGCTCGAAAGAATCCATCATCTTCTGAGGAGGTGGCTGAGAGAGTGGTGCCCATCAACCTAGCCTGGATGTGA